CTCCTCGGCGCCGTCTTTGAACGTGATGATCAACGTGGACTTGGCGGGGTCGCCGGTGCCCTTGTAGGAGATGGAGCCCGTGACGCCCTCGACCGTACCCGCGGCGATGGCGTCGATGACGGCCTGCCTGTAGTCGTCGGAGCCGGCCTCGGCACCCTCCTCCTCGGCGGCCTTGAGGCCCGCGGCCACGATCATGGCCGCATCGTAGCCCAGCGCGCAGAAGTTCGTGGGATCCTCGTCGTACTCGGCCTTGTAGTCCTCGACGAACTTCTTGACCCTCTCGTCATCATTCGAGGCGACGAAGGAGGAGTCGTAGAAGCAGCCCTCGAGGTCCTCGGGCGAGGCGTAGTCCTGGTCCGAGCCCACGATGTTGGCCCAGCCGTCGGCGCCCAGAAAGACGCCCTTGTAGCCGAGCTGACGGGCCTGGGTGATGATCTTGCCCGTGTCCTGGTAGTAGTTCGGGGACAAGACGGCCTCGGGGTTGTCGCTCATGATAGCGGTGAGCTGGGCGTTGAAGTCGGTGGCGCCCTGCGCGTAGCCCTGCTCGGAGGTGAGCGTAATCCCGTTGGCCGCAGCCTGCTCGACGAAGGCCCCGTTGACGCCCGTCTCGTAGTCGCCCTGGCTGTTGTAGATCGTGGCGACGGTCTTGTAGCCCTGCTTGGCCGCGAAGTCGGCCATGACCTTGCCCTGGAAGGGGTCGGTGATGCAGGCGCGGAAGTAGTTGTCACCGAAGCTGATGACGTCGGCCGTCGTGGCGGACGGGGTCACGCACGGCATGTTGTCCGCGACGGAGGCCTGCGCCACGGCGATCGTGGGCTTGGACGTGACGTCACCGACGATGGCGGAGACGCCGTCCTCGACCATCTTGTTGTAGACGTTGAGCGCCTCGGTGGCGTCGCCCTTCTCGTCCTGGACGGACAGCTCGATCTGCTTGCCGTTGACGCCGCCGTCTGCGTTGATCTGCTTGAAGTAGAGCTGCGCGCCATTGCGACACGCGAGGCCGTACTGGGCCACGTCGCCCGAGTAGGGGCCCATGACGCCCACCTTGATGCTGCTCGCGTCCCCGCCGTCGGAGGCGGTGCCCGTATCAGAGCCACCGCCGCAGCCAGCAAGACCCAAACCCGCAACAAGCGCGCCCGATGCCTGCAGGAACTGACGCCTGGATACGTTCTC
This is a stretch of genomic DNA from Thermophilibacter immobilis. It encodes these proteins:
- a CDS encoding ABC transporter substrate-binding protein; this encodes MFENVSRRQFLQASGALVAGLGLAGCGGGSDTGTASDGGDASSIKVGVMGPYSGDVAQYGLACRNGAQLYFKQINADGGVNGKQIELSVQDEKGDATEALNVYNKMVEDGVSAIVGDVTSKPTIAVAQASVADNMPCVTPSATTADVISFGDNYFRACITDPFQGKVMADFAAKQGYKTVATIYNSQGDYETGVNGAFVEQAAANGITLTSEQGYAQGATDFNAQLTAIMSDNPEAVLSPNYYQDTGKIITQARQLGYKGVFLGADGWANIVGSDQDYASPEDLEGCFYDSSFVASNDDERVKKFVEDYKAEYDEDPTNFCALGYDAAMIVAAGLKAAEEEGAEAGSDDYRQAVIDAIAAGTVEGVTGSISYKGTGDPAKSTLIITFKDGAEEIFDTISA